The following are encoded in a window of Lactobacillus acidophilus genomic DNA:
- the nadE gene encoding ammonia-dependent NAD(+) synthetase, with amino-acid sequence MRELQKEIIAYEHVLPEIDPKKEIRRSIDFLKDYLKANPFLKSYVLGISGGQDSTLTGKLCQMAIEEMREETGDDSYQFIAVRLPYGVQADAADAADAVKFQNPDQDLIVNIKEPVDAMVKVVEATGQKITDFNKGNIKARQRMVVQYAIAGANNGAVVGTDHAAENFSGFYTKYGDGAADLTPLFRLDKRQGKMLLKELGCPKHLYEKAPTADLEEEKPDLPDEVALGVTYEEVDDYLEGKEVSEKAADQIEKLWNKSKHKRHLPVTVFDDFYKK; translated from the coding sequence ATGAGAGAATTACAAAAAGAAATTATTGCCTATGAGCATGTTTTACCTGAAATTGATCCTAAAAAGGAAATTAGACGTTCAATTGACTTTTTAAAGGATTACTTGAAGGCTAATCCATTTCTTAAATCCTATGTTTTAGGTATTTCTGGAGGTCAAGACTCAACTTTAACTGGTAAGTTATGTCAAATGGCCATTGAAGAAATGCGTGAAGAAACTGGCGATGATTCATATCAATTTATCGCAGTTCGTTTACCATATGGTGTTCAAGCTGATGCAGCTGATGCAGCCGATGCTGTTAAATTCCAAAATCCTGACCAAGATTTAATTGTTAATATTAAGGAACCAGTTGATGCAATGGTTAAGGTAGTAGAAGCAACTGGTCAAAAAATTACTGATTTTAACAAGGGTAATATTAAAGCTCGTCAAAGAATGGTTGTTCAATACGCTATTGCTGGTGCTAATAATGGTGCAGTTGTGGGTACTGATCATGCTGCCGAAAACTTTAGTGGCTTTTACACTAAGTATGGTGATGGTGCAGCAGACCTTACTCCGTTATTCCGTTTGGATAAACGACAAGGTAAGATGCTTTTGAAGGAGTTAGGTTGCCCTAAGCACCTTTACGAAAAGGCCCCAACAGCTGATCTTGAAGAAGAAAAGCCAGACTTACCAGATGAAGTAGCTCTGGGTGTAACTTATGAAGAAGTTGATGACTACTTAGAAGGTAAAGAAGTTTCTGAAAAAGCAGCTGACCAAATTGAAAAACTTTGGAACAAGAGTAAACACAAACGTCATTTACCCGTTACTGTTTTTGATGATTTCTACAAAAAATAA